DNA sequence from the Rhizobium lusitanum genome:
CTCCGAAGGCAGCTCCGAAATCGCCGTCAGCCGGCAGATCGACAGGAACGCCGAGCGCGGTCGCGATCGAGGCGAGCCAGTAGCGCGAGCGCGAGCCGCCACCGATGGCGGTGACGCGGGCGATATCAGTGCCGGCCGAGCGCAGCGCTTCGAGATTGTCTCGGATGGCAAAGCTGACGCCCTCCAGCACCGCCTGCGTCAGCACGGCGCGGCCGCTCTCATGGCCGAGGCCGATGAAGGCGCCGCGAATGGTGGCGTCATTGTGCGGCGTGCGTTCGCCGGAAAGATAGGGAAGGAAGGTAACGCTCGACGGCGCCTTCAGCGTGTCTCCGAGTTCGCCGGTAAGGTCGGCGGCGGATTTGCCGGTGACGCTCGAATGCCAGTTCAGCGCGTCGGTCGCCGACAGGATGACGCCCATCTGATGCCAGGTGTTCGGCAGCGCATGGCAGAAGGCATGTACGGCGCTTTCCGGCTTCGGCAGGTAGGAGCCGTTGGCGGCAAAAAGCACGCCCGAGGTGCCGAGCGAGACGAAGGCAGCGCCGTGGCTGACCGTGCCCATGCCGCAAGCCGAAGCAGCGTTGTCGCCTGCCCCGCCAGCTACGACGACGTCGCCGCTGATGCCCCAGTTCGAAGCCAGTTCGCCGCGCAGCTTGCCGGCGGCATCCGTGCCCTCGACCAGGGTCGGCATCTGCTTTTCATCGAGATCGGTCGCGGCCAGCAGCTCGGACGACCATTTGCGCTTGCCGGTGTCGAGCCAGGAGGTGCCGGCGGAATCCGACATTTCGGAGATGTGCTCGCCCGTCAGCCACAGACGCAGATAGTCCTTCGGCAACAGCACCCAACGCACCTTGGCGAAGACATCCGGCTCATGCTTGGCGACCCAAGCGAGCTTCGGCGCGGTGAAGCCGGGGAAAACGATATTGCCGGTCAGCGCCCGGAAACGCGGATCGGCGTCGAGCGCCGCGGCTTCATGATAGCTGCGCGTATCGTTCCAGAGAATGCAGGGGCGCAGCACCTTGTCGTCGGCGTCGAGCAGCGTCGCACCATGCATCTGGCCGGAAAGCCCGATACCACGCACGGCGGCCAGCTCCTTCGGATGCGTCGCCCTCAGACCGGCGACCGCTTCTTCGGTGGCGCGGATCCAGTGCGACGGCTCCTGTTCCGACCAGCCCGGATGCGGACGCGACACGTCGAGCCCGCCATTGGCCGAGCCGATGATCTTCTGGTCACCGTCGATCAGCATCGCTTTGACGCCGGACGTTCCGAGATCGAGACCCAAATACATCAGTTGATACTCCCTAGATTCCGCCGTTCATGGCAGATTGTCCTTCACGAAAATGTCGAGGCGAATGCGCTCCTGACCGGCAATGAAGCCTTGACCGTCCGCCGTTGCCTTCAGGACGCGGACGGCGCTGCGTACCTCATGGCCGGCATCCTGATTGAGCACGGCATCGATCGTACCGTCCTGCAGCGCCGCGCGCGTATGTTCGGTGAGTTCATGGGCGACGACCGTCAGACCACGCCCCTGCCCGGCCGCCTTCAGCGCCCTGATCAGACCGCGATTACCGGCGCCGAGACTATAGACGCCGATGATGTCATTGCTGCCGGCAAGCGCCTCAGAGACCAGCCCGCTGGTGATCTCCGGATCGTCCCGGCCTTCAAGCACCGGCAGCAGCCGCAATTGCGGAAACTCCGCCGCCATGACGGAAGCAAATCCTTCAAGGCGCTCGCGATGGTCGCGCACCAGCATGGAGCCGGCGAGAACGGTGATGTCGCCACTACGCCCGCCGAGGAAACGGCCAAGTAGCCGTGCTGCCGTCCGCCCCGCAGCAATATTGTCGACGCCGGCATAGTGATGCCGCGTGGAACCGGTGAGATCCGACACCAGGGTGACGACGGGAATGCGCGCATTCACCAGCCGGTCGACGGCGGCGCGCACCTCCGGCGCATCGGTCGCCACCAGCGCCACGCCGGCGATATCCTGCCCCCGCAAAGCGTCGAGTGCGGCCACCAGCGCCGGCGGATCGAAAGCGGGCACCTCGACAATACGGATCGCGGTGCGCTCGAGGGACGAGCGTGTCATCGCCTGGCGCACCTCGGCGTAAAGCCCATGCATGAAGGAATTGTCGCCGGTCGGCAGGATGAAAACGAGCGGATAGACGCGACCCTTGGCAAGATTGGCGGCCGCCACATCGCGCACGTAACCGATGTCGCGGATGGCCGTCTCCACCTTCTCGCGCGTCACGATACGCACGCCCGGACGCTGGTTCAGCACCCGGTCCACGGTCGCAAGACTAACGCCCGCGGCTGCAGCGATATCGTATACGGTGGGTCTCATCAGCGCCTCCTGACGAGATGCTTACCGTCATTTCTGATGTACGTAAATCAGAAATTTTTTCACCCAGATATTTTCCTGTCGATCATCACAACGAAAAAGGGCTCCTCACTGTGAGGAGCCCATTCATTGCAAGAGGATAGGAAGAAATCAATGGCCTCCGCCGCCACCGCCGCCCGCCGTCTTCGGCTTGCTCAGCATCAGCACGCCGAGGATCATCGCCAGGAACAGCACTGTCAGCATCAGGAAGATATCGCTGAAGGACATGATCATTGCCTGCTGCGTCGTCATGTTGACCATTTGCCTCAGCGCAGCCTGAGAACCATCCAGGCCCGAGGCGGTGAAGCTGGTGGCCATATTGTTCAACTGAGCCACGGCGGCCTGGTTGCCCCAGTTGATATTGTCGCGCAGGTTGAAGTAGTGCAGATCCTGGCGGTTCGTCAGCAACGTGTTAATGATGGCAAGACCGACGGCGCCGCCGAGGTTACGCGTCAGGTTGAAGAGGCCGGATGCGCCCCGCATACGAGCGGGCGGCATGGTACCAAGCGCGATATTGTTGATCGGCACCATGCAGAGCATCAGCCCGAAGCCACGCAGGATCTGCGGGATCAGCAGCTCGTAGAAATCCCAATCCGTCGTCAGATGCATCATGATGTAGGTACCGGCGGAGAAGCTGGTGAAGCCGATGATCATCAATATGCGCAGATCGAGCTTGCCCGACAGGAAGCCGGCAAGCGGTGCCGTGAAGAACATCGTCAAGCCCGAAACGAACATCGTCTCGCCGATCTGCAGCGAATCATAGCCGCGAATGCGGGCGAGATAGAGCGGGTAGATATAGGTCAGACCATAAAGACCAATGCCCATCACGAAGGAGAACACCGAGCCGAAGGAGAAGTTCTTGTTGGCGAAAGCCTTGAGATCCACCACCGGGAAATCCACCGAGAAAGCACGGTAGAAGAAGATGATTGCGCCGATGCCGGAAGCGATGGCGGCGATGGTGATGTAACCGTCGTTGAACCAGTCGTTGGTGTTGCCCTCTTCCAGCACATATTCCAGCGCGCCGAGGAAGACTCCCATCGAGAACAGGCCCCACCAGTCGAATTTCTTCATCAGCGACAGCTCGGGCTTGTCGAAATCGATGTATTTCCAGGTGACGATGGCAACGACGATGCCTGGCGGGATGTTGACCAGGAACAGCCAGTGCCAGGAAAAGGCATTGGACAGATAGCCGCCGACCGTCGGGCCGATGGTCGGCGCCAGCGTGGCGATCAGGCCGATGATCGGCGAGACGATGTTGCGCTTCGACGGCGGGAAAATGGTGAAGGCGGCCGCGAACACCGAAGGTATCATGCCGCCGCCGATGAAGCCCTGCAGCGCGCGATAGACGATCATCTGGTCGATGTTGGTGGCAGTCGCCGCCATAGCGCTCGCAACCGTGAAGCCGGCGGCTGAGATCGCAAAGAGGTAACGCGTCGAGATGATGCGCGCCAGGGTTCCCGACAACGGGATCATGATGACTTCGGCGATCAGATAGGCCGTCTGCACCCAGCCGATTTCATCCGAACCGGCGCTGAGGCCGGCCTGGATTTCGCTGAGCGAGGCCGAAACGATCTGAATGTCGAGGATCGACATGAACATGCCGAGCACCATCGCGAGGAAAGCGATGAGCTTTTTCGGGTCTATGCGGTCGTCCGCCGGAGAAATGGCGGGCGCCGGCGCCCTGGGAGGGGCGCCTGCTGTAGTGCTGGCCGACGACATGATTGTCTCTCCCGAGCTTTACTTGTCCGGCGCCGTGCGGGTGTCGACATCGACAACGACACTCAGGCCGGCGCGCAGGCGACCGCTATCGAGCGCATCCTGCGGCAGAGCGATGCGAACCGGCACACGCTGGATGATCTTGGTGAAATTGCCCGTCGCGTTTTCCGGCGGCAACAACGAGAAGACCGAGCCGGAAGCCGGCGAAATCGATTCTACCGTGCCGACGATCGGATGATCGCCATAGGCGTCGACCTGGACGTTGACTTTCGAGCCGGGAACCAGATGCTGGATCTGCGTTTCCTTGAAGTTGGCGTCGATATAGAGCTGCCGGGTCGGAACGATCGCCATCAGCTTCTGGCCGGGAGAGACGAGATCGCCTTCCTGGACGGACCGGTTACCGACGATGCCATCATAGGGCGCCTTCAGCACGGTGAAGGAGAGATCGCGGGCAGCCTTGTCGCGCGCGGCTTCCAGGCCCTTTATGGTGCTCTCGGCCTGCGTACGCTGTGCCTGCAAGAGGTTGATATTGGCCTGAGCAGAAGCGATGGCGGCGTCGCCACCGACGAGATTGGCATTGGCCTGGTCGAGAGCGATATTGGCGCTATCGAGCGAAGCCGTAGTACCCACTGACTTCGCCTGGAGTTCGGCCGCACGAGTCTGGGTGATCTGCGCACCGCGTACCGTTGCCTGCAGAGCAACCTTCTGGGCCTGGGACTGTGCAAGGGTCGCCTGACCGGCAGCGATCTGCGCGTCGATCGTGTGCAGCGACAGCTGCTCGGTGACGACCGAGGCCTGTGCCTGTTCCAGCGCCAGCTTGTAGTCGCCATCATCGAGCGTGGCGAGCACGTCGCCGGTCTTGACCTGCTGGTTGGCGACGACATTCACCTTGGCAACATAGCCGGTAACCTTCGGCTGGATGACCGCGATGTCACCTCCGATATAGGCGTCGTCGGTAGAGACCATGAAGCGGCCGGTTGTCCACCAGTCGTAACCGTACCAGCCGCCAGCAACGAGCGCCAGAACGACAGCAATAGGCAGAACCAGGCTGCGCCGCTTCTTCTCGGCGGGCGGTGGGGCCGCCACGGCCGGAGATGCAGGCGCAGCCTGGGCGGGGGCGGGATTGCCGCGCGTTTCCGCGGCGGGAGCTTCGGCGGATACGCCGGCTTCCATTTCGGTATCAGCAGCATCTTCAACGATGCGCGCTACATTGTTACCATGACTTGACGACATTGCCCTACCACCGGAAAATCTGGGTAAAATAATCGAACTGAACGGTTCGGTTCAGTTGACATAGATCGTTTTCCACTCCATATCAAGTGGCATCGAACCGTTGAGTTCGATTTATTTGGCGAATCTGATTAAGGTTCTCGAAAAATGACCGAGTGAAGGAGACCATGAAGCACGAACCGCAAAATGTCGCCGTCTTGAACGCACCCGCATCCGGCGGACGATGGGCCGCTGGTGAAGATCCGGTCAAGCGCCTGCAGATTCTGGAAGGCGCCAAACGCGTCTTCATGAAGATGGGGTTCGATGCCGCGAGCATGAACGACGTCACGCGCGAAGCTGGTGTCTCCAAAGGTACGCTCTACGTCTATTTCGCCAATAAGGAAGACCTGTTCTCCGCGATGATGGACAGCGAACGGGCACATTTTGTAGAATTGGTGCGCACCACACTTTCCGACGAGGCGGATGTCGCTTCCTCTCTTTATGAATTCGGCATGGTGTTCGTGACTCACGTCACCTCCGAAAAGACCATCAGCGCCATGCGCACCCTCATCGGCGTGCGCGAGCGCATGCCCTCCCTCTGTCAACGCTTTTTCACCGGCCCGGAAAATCTGCGCACGATCCTGCGAGGCTTCCTGGAACGTCAGGTCGCAGCCGACCGCCTCAGCATCGAGGATTTCGATATGGCTGCGCGTCATTTTCTCGAAATGGCCAGCGGTAGCTATTTCAAGCTAAGGCTATTCGGCGATATGGAAGCGCCTCCTTCGAAAGAGGAGATCGACTATGTCGTGCGCGGCGCCTTGCGCGTCTTCCTGGCTGCCTATGGTATCAGTCGGAAAGATCAGGCCTGACCGCCTTCCGATAGCCAGCGGATATCAGCTCCAATCCCGCAACCGCGATCAAATCCCTCAGCCGGTCAGCGCCTAACAATAGGCCCGCAACCAGGGAGTGGAACATGAGTGCGATCGGAAGAGCGATATGGTTCATCGAAAGCCATTTTGCATCGGACATCTCGCTAGACGAGATCGCCGATACCGCCGGCCTGTCGCGTTACCATCTGTCGCGAGTCTTCGGGCTCGCCACCGGCCATTCGATCAGCGGCTATATCAGGGGCCGGCGTCTTAGCGGGGCCGCTCTTGCGCTGACCAACAGCTCCTCGACCATTCTCCAGGTTGCCCTCGATGCGGGCTACGGTTCGCATGAGGCTTTCACCCGTGCCTTCCGCGAGCAGTTCGGCATGACGCCGGACGGCTTGCGCAAACAGGGGCACGCCCAAAACCTTGTCTTACTGGAGCCGATCAGAATGGACGACACCCGCCTTCCCAAGCTCGAAGCGCCGCGTTTCGAGAGCCGCCCCGCAATGCTGCTCGCCGGCCTTGCGGAAACCTATGCCCATGAAGCCACGCAGGGGATTCCATCGCTCTGGCAGAAGTTCAACCAGCATTTCGGCCAGATCGGCAATGTCGCCTATGGCGTCTGCACCCAGGCCGAGGGCGAGACCGAAAGCTTTCGCTATATGTCCGCCGCCGAGATCAGCGCGGCCGACGACCTACCAGCGGACTTCACGACCCTGAAGTTGCCGCAGCAACGCTATGCGGTCTTCACGCATCGCGGCCACATCTCTGGTATCTCTGCCACGGTCCACCAGATCTTCGGCGACTGGCTGCCGCAATCCGGCCAGTTACATGGCGGCGTGCCCGACATGATGGAGCGCTACGACGACCGTTTCGACCCTCAAACCGGCATGGGCGCGACGGAGATCTGGATCCCCCTGAAGGCATAGAAACAGCGGCGGTGCTTACGAAAATAGCGCTGCCGCTTGCACCTGTGAATTCGCTCCTTACATTACCGACGATTATTGAGAAGCCGGAGCTGGGGGTCAGCGTTCGGAAAACGCTGACCAAAGGGAAATCGTCGATGGATATTGTTGGGTTGATGCAGGATCCGAGTGCATGGATTGCGCTGATCACGCTCGTTGTCATGGAGGTGGTCCTCGGTATCGATAACCTCATCTTCATCTCGATCCTGACCAACAAGCTGCCGCCTGAACATCGCGAGAAAGCCCGCAAGATCGGCATCGGCCTCGCGCTCATCATGCGCCTCGCCCTGCTTGGCACCGTCGCCTGGATTGTGCAGCTGACGCAACCGGTCTTCGAACTCTTCGGCCACGGCTATTCGTGGAAGGACATGATCCTGATCGGTGGCGGCCTGTTCCTGGTTTGGAAGGCCACGAAGGAAATCCATCACAATGTCGATCCCGCCGAACACGGCGAGGACTTCATCGCCAAGTCGACGACCTCAACCTTTGCCGCTGCCATCGGCCAGATCCTGCTGCTCGACCTCGTCTTCTCGGTCGACAGCATCATCACCGCCGTCGGCATGACGCCGCATCTGCCGATCATGTTCATCGCCGTCATCGCCGCCGTCACTGTCATGCTGGTGGCCGCCAACCCGCTTGCCAATTTCATCGAGAAAAACCCGACCATCATCATGCTGGCCCTGGCCTTCCTGCTGATGATCGGCACGACGCTGATTGCCGAAGGCATGGGCTTCCACGTTCCCAAGGGTTACGTCTACACCGCCATGGCCTTCTCGGCCGCCGTCGAAGTACTGAACATGGTGGTGCGCAACAGGCGGAAAAAGGCGGCTGGCGGGCATTGAGGAAAAGGTCCGCACCCGCATATGGGTGCGGCGATCACTCCTGGACGTGGACGTCGACCCATTCGCCGATGTTGCCCCGTCCGTAAATGTCGACCTTGATCCGAACATTGCCCTGAACGATGAGATTCGCGGCATCGTCTGCAATCTCGCCGTTTGCGAGCATCGCTTCCAGACGCTGGCGGTTGGCGGGATCCGAAAAGAAGCTATCACCTTGATCGCCGCGATCACGGCGGCGGTAGGCGTGATAGTTCGCACGATCCTGCCGGATGATCTGCCAGGGCAATGTCAGGGGTTCGCCCTTGGAATTGTAAAGGTCATCATGGCCGATATAGGCACGATAAGTTTCGATAAGACGCGCCGAGCCGTCGCGGGTGATGGTTGATTGCGCCATGGCGGGGTCGACCATGGCTGCTGCCAACAAAAAGCTTAAAACGAGTTTATTCATCGCTTTCTCCCATTGGTGAATTGAGGATCAATTCTGCCACTGTCGCAGAAATTGCAAATAGAAAATAATACGTCCGCCTTCCTATTCCGACTTTTCCGAATGAAAATAGACAAAGATATCGTAATGGACGAAGCCACGAGGCAGCACCGCGCTTGCGTCCGCGCCATGTCGCGGCGCAGTTTCCCTTGACGTCATCCATTGAATATGGCCTAAGGCCACCCAAACGGAAAACGCGGAATTGAAGCGGCAAGACGCCATTTTCCGGCCAGTTTCCTGATCCAGATAAACATTTCCAGCCCGGCAGCGCTTATCCCACGCAGCGGCCTGGCTTTTTCTGACGGGCAAACAAAAATGACCACTTCAGGCGTTCGCGTCCGCATCGCACCCTCCCCGACCGGCGAGCCGCATGTCGGCACCGCCTATATTGCGCTGTTCAATTATCTCTTCGCCAAGAAGCATGGCGGCGAGTTCATCCTGCGCATCGAAGACACCGACGCGACGCGCTCGACGCCGGAATTCGAAACCAAGGTGCTCGACGCGCTGAAATGGTGCGGCCTAAAATGGTCGGAAGGTCCCGATATCGGCGGCCCCTACGGCCCCTATCGCCAGAGCGACCGCAAGGACCTCTACAAGCCCTACGTCGAGAAGATTGTCGATGCCGGCCACGGCTTCCGCTGCTTCTGCACGCCCGAGCGGCTTGAAAAGATGCGCGAAGGCCAGCGCGCCGCCGGCCTGCCACCGAAGTATGACGGGCTCTGTCTGAACCTTTCGGCCGAGGAAGTCTCTACGCGCGTTGCCGCCGGCGAGCCGCATGTCGTACGCATGAAGATCCCGACCGAAGGCTCCTGCAAGTTCCATGACGGCGTCTATGGCGACGTGGAAATTCCGTGGGATGCGGTCGACATGCAGGTCCTGCTCAAGGCTGACGGCATGCCGACCTATCACATGGCCAACGTCGTCGACGACCACCTGATGAAGATCACCCATGTGGCGCGGGGCGAAGAATGGCTTGCCTCGGTTCCGAAGCACATCCTGATCTATCGCTATCTCGGCCTAGAACCGCCGGTCTTCATGCATCTGTCGCTGATGCGCAATGCAGACAAGTCGAAGCTGTCGAAGCGCAAGAACCCGACATCGATCTCTTATTACACGGCACTCGGCTACATCCCCGAAGCGCTGATGAACTTCCTCGGCCTGTTCTTCATCCAGATCGCCGAAGGCGACGAGCTGTTGACCATGGACGAGCTGGCCGAAAAGTTCGATCCGGAAAACCTCTCCAAGGCCGGCGCGATCTTCGATATCCAGAAGCTCGACTGGGTGAACGGCCGCTGGATCCGCGAAAAACTGTCGGAAGAGGATTTCCAGCAGCGGGTGCTGACCTGGGCGATGGAAAACAGCCGGCTGCAGGAAGGCCTGAAGCTTTCGCAGTCGCGTATCACCAAGCTTGGTGAACTGCCTGATCTTGCCGGTTTCCTCTTCAAGTCCGACCTCAACCTTGATCCAGCCGCCTTCGCCAGGATCAAGTCGACGCCGGAAGAGCTGTTGGAAATCCTGAATACGGTGCAGCCGGACCTCGAAAAGATCCTCGAATGGAATGTGGAGACGATCGAAGCCGAACTGCGCGCCATCGCCGACCGCATGGGCAAGAAGCTGAAGGTCATCGTCGCGCCGCTCTTCGTCGCCGTATCGGGCTCCTCGCGTTCGCTGCCGCTTTTCGATAGCATGGCGATCCTCGGCCGTTCCGTCGTGCGCCAGCGGCTGAAACTTGCCGCCCAGACCGTTGCGACCCTCGTCGGCCCGAAGAACTGAACCGGACGTAGAACCATGAACGACAAGACC
Encoded proteins:
- the xylB gene encoding xylulokinase, with protein sequence MYLGLDLGTSGVKAMLIDGDQKIIGSANGGLDVSRPHPGWSEQEPSHWIRATEEAVAGLRATHPKELAAVRGIGLSGQMHGATLLDADDKVLRPCILWNDTRSYHEAAALDADPRFRALTGNIVFPGFTAPKLAWVAKHEPDVFAKVRWVLLPKDYLRLWLTGEHISEMSDSAGTSWLDTGKRKWSSELLAATDLDEKQMPTLVEGTDAAGKLRGELASNWGISGDVVVAGGAGDNAASACGMGTVSHGAAFVSLGTSGVLFAANGSYLPKPESAVHAFCHALPNTWHQMGVILSATDALNWHSSVTGKSAADLTGELGDTLKAPSSVTFLPYLSGERTPHNDATIRGAFIGLGHESGRAVLTQAVLEGVSFAIRDNLEALRSAGTDIARVTAIGGGSRSRYWLASIATALGVPVDLPADGDFGAAFGAARLGLIAATGADPVAVCSTPETAGTIEPVTALTGAYEDAYKRYRALYPAIKPLSAH
- a CDS encoding DHA2 family efflux MFS transporter permease subunit — its product is MSSASTTAGAPPRAPAPAISPADDRIDPKKLIAFLAMVLGMFMSILDIQIVSASLSEIQAGLSAGSDEIGWVQTAYLIAEVIMIPLSGTLARIISTRYLFAISAAGFTVASAMAATATNIDQMIVYRALQGFIGGGMIPSVFAAAFTIFPPSKRNIVSPIIGLIATLAPTIGPTVGGYLSNAFSWHWLFLVNIPPGIVVAIVTWKYIDFDKPELSLMKKFDWWGLFSMGVFLGALEYVLEEGNTNDWFNDGYITIAAIASGIGAIIFFYRAFSVDFPVVDLKAFANKNFSFGSVFSFVMGIGLYGLTYIYPLYLARIRGYDSLQIGETMFVSGLTMFFTAPLAGFLSGKLDLRILMIIGFTSFSAGTYIMMHLTTDWDFYELLIPQILRGFGLMLCMVPINNIALGTMPPARMRGASGLFNLTRNLGGAVGLAIINTLLTNRQDLHYFNLRDNINWGNQAAVAQLNNMATSFTASGLDGSQAALRQMVNMTTQQAMIMSFSDIFLMLTVLFLAMILGVLMLSKPKTAGGGGGGGH
- a CDS encoding HlyD family secretion protein, whose amino-acid sequence is MSSSHGNNVARIVEDAADTEMEAGVSAEAPAAETRGNPAPAQAAPASPAVAAPPPAEKKRRSLVLPIAVVLALVAGGWYGYDWWTTGRFMVSTDDAYIGGDIAVIQPKVTGYVAKVNVVANQQVKTGDVLATLDDGDYKLALEQAQASVVTEQLSLHTIDAQIAAGQATLAQSQAQKVALQATVRGAQITQTRAAELQAKSVGTTASLDSANIALDQANANLVGGDAAIASAQANINLLQAQRTQAESTIKGLEAARDKAARDLSFTVLKAPYDGIVGNRSVQEGDLVSPGQKLMAIVPTRQLYIDANFKETQIQHLVPGSKVNVQVDAYGDHPIVGTVESISPASGSVFSLLPPENATGNFTKIIQRVPVRIALPQDALDSGRLRAGLSVVVDVDTRTAPDK
- a CDS encoding TetR/AcrR family transcriptional regulator; this encodes MKHEPQNVAVLNAPASGGRWAAGEDPVKRLQILEGAKRVFMKMGFDAASMNDVTREAGVSKGTLYVYFANKEDLFSAMMDSERAHFVELVRTTLSDEADVASSLYEFGMVFVTHVTSEKTISAMRTLIGVRERMPSLCQRFFTGPENLRTILRGFLERQVAADRLSIEDFDMAARHFLEMASGSYFKLRLFGDMEAPPSKEEIDYVVRGALRVFLAAYGISRKDQA
- a CDS encoding LacI family DNA-binding transcriptional regulator → MRPTVYDIAAAAGVSLATVDRVLNQRPGVRIVTREKVETAIRDIGYVRDVAAANLAKGRVYPLVFILPTGDNSFMHGLYAEVRQAMTRSSLERTAIRIVEVPAFDPPALVAALDALRGQDIAGVALVATDAPEVRAAVDRLVNARIPVVTLVSDLTGSTRHHYAGVDNIAAGRTAARLLGRFLGGRSGDITVLAGSMLVRDHRERLEGFASVMAAEFPQLRLLPVLEGRDDPEITSGLVSEALAGSNDIIGVYSLGAGNRGLIRALKAAGQGRGLTVVAHELTEHTRAALQDGTIDAVLNQDAGHEVRSAVRVLKATADGQGFIAGQERIRLDIFVKDNLP
- a CDS encoding GyrI-like domain-containing protein, with amino-acid sequence MSAIGRAIWFIESHFASDISLDEIADTAGLSRYHLSRVFGLATGHSISGYIRGRRLSGAALALTNSSSTILQVALDAGYGSHEAFTRAFREQFGMTPDGLRKQGHAQNLVLLEPIRMDDTRLPKLEAPRFESRPAMLLAGLAETYAHEATQGIPSLWQKFNQHFGQIGNVAYGVCTQAEGETESFRYMSAAEISAADDLPADFTTLKLPQQRYAVFTHRGHISGISATVHQIFGDWLPQSGQLHGGVPDMMERYDDRFDPQTGMGATEIWIPLKA
- a CDS encoding TerC family protein, which encodes MDIVGLMQDPSAWIALITLVVMEVVLGIDNLIFISILTNKLPPEHREKARKIGIGLALIMRLALLGTVAWIVQLTQPVFELFGHGYSWKDMILIGGGLFLVWKATKEIHHNVDPAEHGEDFIAKSTTSTFAAAIGQILLLDLVFSVDSIITAVGMTPHLPIMFIAVIAAVTVMLVAANPLANFIEKNPTIIMLALAFLLMIGTTLIAEGMGFHVPKGYVYTAMAFSAAVEVLNMVVRNRRKKAAGGH
- the gltX gene encoding glutamate--tRNA ligase, translated to MTTSGVRVRIAPSPTGEPHVGTAYIALFNYLFAKKHGGEFILRIEDTDATRSTPEFETKVLDALKWCGLKWSEGPDIGGPYGPYRQSDRKDLYKPYVEKIVDAGHGFRCFCTPERLEKMREGQRAAGLPPKYDGLCLNLSAEEVSTRVAAGEPHVVRMKIPTEGSCKFHDGVYGDVEIPWDAVDMQVLLKADGMPTYHMANVVDDHLMKITHVARGEEWLASVPKHILIYRYLGLEPPVFMHLSLMRNADKSKLSKRKNPTSISYYTALGYIPEALMNFLGLFFIQIAEGDELLTMDELAEKFDPENLSKAGAIFDIQKLDWVNGRWIREKLSEEDFQQRVLTWAMENSRLQEGLKLSQSRITKLGELPDLAGFLFKSDLNLDPAAFARIKSTPEELLEILNTVQPDLEKILEWNVETIEAELRAIADRMGKKLKVIVAPLFVAVSGSSRSLPLFDSMAILGRSVVRQRLKLAAQTVATLVGPKN